One segment of Brassica napus cultivar Da-Ae unplaced genomic scaffold, Da-Ae ScsIHWf_719;HRSCAF=1042, whole genome shotgun sequence DNA contains the following:
- the LOC125605193 gene encoding glycine-rich RNA-binding protein 2, mitochondrial-like, translated as MAFCKSLGGLLRQGVVSQTGNIPVTSVLGSLRYMSTKLFVGGLSWGTDDQSLREAFANFGEVVDAKVIVDRETGRSRGFGFVNFTDETAANTAISEMDGKDLNGRSIRVNVANERPSTPRYGGGGGYGGGGGYGGGGYGGGSYGAGGGDGGGY; from the exons ATGGCTTTCTGCAAAAGTCTCGGTGGTCTACTCAGACAAGGTGTGGTTTCTCAGACCGGAAATATTCCGGTTACGTCTGTGCTCGGTTCTCTCCGGTACATGTCTACCAAGCTTTTCGTTGGAG GTCTGTCATGGGGAACTGATGACCAGTCCTTGAGGGAGGCTTTTGCAAACTTTGGTGAAGTGGTCGATG CTAAAGTCATTGTTGATAGAGAAACAGGAAGGTCAAGAGGTTTTGGATTTGTCAACTTTACTGATGAGACCGCTGCTAATACTGCCATTTCAGAGATGGATGGAAAG GATCTGAATGGACGGAGCATTCGGGTGAATGTTGCTAACGAAAGACCAAGTACTCCCCGGTATGGCGGAGGTGGTGGctacggtggtggtggtggctacGGTGGTGGTGGCTACGGTGGAGGTAGCTATGGAGCAGGTGGTGGTGATGGTGGCGGTTACTAA
- the LOC125605192 gene encoding uncharacterized protein LOC125605192 isoform X1: MEDWEVVIESSGTTQEEEEEENPKSLEEIEDGTQGMVTFDYFSIENSNSNSNSNCVGRVDAIDEDGSVQSGSPGWIEPTSDAPFGPKLFSELWSDSSSDRLDDVNNDELGLEKSEEYSKSTAKEKHLDKHTEREEESPVSVQGKSVSGGGGEERVFVWWKIPIDVLKYCVFRVNPLWSFSMAAAVVGFVMLGRRLYHMKKSKSSTLQLKVLLDDKKVASHAARLNEAAISLVKRVPIIRPALPSSVVGMNQWSMMSLR, from the exons ATGGAAGACTGGGAAGTGGTGATCGAGAGCTCTGGAACTactcaggaggaggaggaggaggagaatccGAAGAGCTTGGAGGAGATTGAAGATGGCACGCAAGGTATGGTTACCTTCGATTACTTCTCTATCGagaactcaaactcaaactcaaactcaaactgTGTGGGTCGCGTTGATGCGATTGATGAAGATGGGTCTGTCCAATCGGGTAGTCCAGGCTGGATCGAACCTACCTCCGACGCTCCTTTTGGCCCTAAGCTTTTTAGCGAGTTGTGGTCGGACTCTAGCAGCGATCGGCTCGATGATGTGAACAACGACGAGTTGGGTTTGGAGAAATCAGAGGAATACAGCAAAAGTACAGCGAAAGAGAAGCACTTGGATAAACATACGGAGAGAGAGGAGGAATCTCCAGTTTCAGTACAAGGAAAGTCTGTTtctggtggtggaggagaagaaAGGGTGTTTGTGTGGTGGAAGATTCCGATTGACGTTTTGAAGTATTGTGTTTTCAGAGTTAATCCTCTTTGGTCTTTCTCCATGGCAGCAGCAGTGGTTGGTTTTGTTATGTTAGGGCGCAGGTTGTATCATATGAAGAAGAGCAAGAGCTCTACCTTGCAGCTTAAGGTCCTCCTTGATGATAAG AAGGTGGCGAGTCATGCTGCTCGGTTGAATGAAGCAGCAATCTCATTGGTGAAACGTGTGCCCATAATCAGGCCAGCACTCCCATCATCGGTGGTGGGTATGAACCAGTGGTCTATGATGAGTTTAAGGTGA
- the LOC125605192 gene encoding uncharacterized protein LOC125605192 isoform X2 — protein sequence MEDWEVVIESSGTTQEEEEEENPKSLEEIEDGTQGMVTFDYFSIENSNSNSNSNCVGRVDAIDEDGSVQSGSPGWIEPTSDAPFGPKLFSELWSDSSSDRLDDVNNDELGLEKSEEYSKSTAKEKHLDKHTEREEESPVSVQGKSVSGGGGEERVFVWWKIPIDVLKYCVFRVNPLWSFSMAAAVVGFVMLGRRLYHMKKSKSSTLQLKVLLDDKVASHAARLNEAAISLVKRVPIIRPALPSSVVGMNQWSMMSLR from the exons ATGGAAGACTGGGAAGTGGTGATCGAGAGCTCTGGAACTactcaggaggaggaggaggaggagaatccGAAGAGCTTGGAGGAGATTGAAGATGGCACGCAAGGTATGGTTACCTTCGATTACTTCTCTATCGagaactcaaactcaaactcaaactcaaactgTGTGGGTCGCGTTGATGCGATTGATGAAGATGGGTCTGTCCAATCGGGTAGTCCAGGCTGGATCGAACCTACCTCCGACGCTCCTTTTGGCCCTAAGCTTTTTAGCGAGTTGTGGTCGGACTCTAGCAGCGATCGGCTCGATGATGTGAACAACGACGAGTTGGGTTTGGAGAAATCAGAGGAATACAGCAAAAGTACAGCGAAAGAGAAGCACTTGGATAAACATACGGAGAGAGAGGAGGAATCTCCAGTTTCAGTACAAGGAAAGTCTGTTtctggtggtggaggagaagaaAGGGTGTTTGTGTGGTGGAAGATTCCGATTGACGTTTTGAAGTATTGTGTTTTCAGAGTTAATCCTCTTTGGTCTTTCTCCATGGCAGCAGCAGTGGTTGGTTTTGTTATGTTAGGGCGCAGGTTGTATCATATGAAGAAGAGCAAGAGCTCTACCTTGCAGCTTAAGGTCCTCCTTGATGATAAG GTGGCGAGTCATGCTGCTCGGTTGAATGAAGCAGCAATCTCATTGGTGAAACGTGTGCCCATAATCAGGCCAGCACTCCCATCATCGGTGGTGGGTATGAACCAGTGGTCTATGATGAGTTTAAGGTGA